Proteins found in one Acidobacteriota bacterium genomic segment:
- a CDS encoding Glu/Leu/Phe/Val dehydrogenase produces the protein MSTNGKELSFFENVCSYFDQAASFTQHPKSLLDQIRTCNSVYSFEFPIRSQNDIKVITAWRVEHSHHKLPVKGGIRYSEHANEDEVKALAALMTYKCAVANVPFGGAKGAIQINPKQFSAAELEQITRRYTAELIKKNFIGPGIDVPAPDYGTGAREMAWIADTYAAFHPGLIDAHACVTGKSISQGGIRGRFEATGRGVFYSLREACAHKDDMEALGLTPGIEGKRVVVQGLGNVGYHSAKFCQEGGAVLVGLAEYEGAIHNPAGFDLEAVVKHRRETGSILNFSGATNLATPHEALELDCDILIPAALENQITEATAPRIKAKIIAEGANGPTTAAAEAILYSRGALIIPDIYCNAGGVVVSYFEWLKNLSHVRFGKMDKRFDQMVFGNILTTIERTTGKSLSDAEKTAIAHGADEIELVNSGLEEIMAIAYDEIHTIWKSRAGVSTLRSAAFISAIDKIAISYAELGIFP, from the coding sequence TTGAGTACCAACGGAAAAGAACTCAGCTTTTTTGAGAACGTGTGCTCTTATTTTGATCAGGCAGCCTCGTTCACCCAACACCCCAAATCCTTACTGGATCAGATAAGAACCTGTAACAGTGTGTATTCCTTTGAGTTTCCGATTCGATCACAGAATGACATCAAAGTGATTACTGCCTGGCGTGTGGAACACAGTCACCACAAATTGCCAGTGAAGGGTGGTATTCGCTATTCGGAACATGCCAACGAGGACGAAGTCAAAGCCCTGGCTGCCCTGATGACTTATAAATGTGCTGTGGCCAACGTGCCGTTTGGCGGTGCCAAGGGCGCCATCCAAATCAATCCCAAGCAATTTTCAGCCGCTGAACTTGAGCAGATCACCCGTCGCTACACGGCGGAACTGATCAAGAAGAATTTCATTGGTCCTGGAATTGACGTGCCAGCCCCGGACTACGGGACCGGCGCCCGGGAAATGGCCTGGATTGCCGACACGTACGCGGCATTCCACCCTGGTCTCATTGACGCCCATGCCTGTGTCACCGGCAAATCCATTTCCCAGGGAGGCATCCGGGGGCGATTTGAAGCCACCGGGCGCGGCGTGTTTTATTCCCTGCGTGAAGCCTGTGCCCATAAAGACGACATGGAAGCCCTGGGATTGACTCCGGGGATTGAAGGGAAGCGGGTTGTGGTGCAGGGACTTGGCAACGTGGGGTATCATTCGGCCAAATTCTGCCAGGAAGGCGGGGCCGTTCTGGTTGGGCTGGCTGAATATGAAGGCGCAATTCACAATCCGGCAGGGTTTGATCTGGAAGCCGTCGTCAAACATCGTCGTGAAACCGGGTCAATTTTGAACTTTTCAGGAGCGACCAATCTGGCCACGCCTCACGAAGCACTCGAACTCGACTGCGATATTTTGATTCCGGCTGCCCTTGAAAACCAGATTACAGAGGCAACTGCACCGCGCATTAAAGCCAAAATCATTGCCGAAGGCGCCAACGGACCAACCACGGCAGCGGCTGAGGCCATTTTGTACAGCCGTGGAGCTTTGATCATTCCAGATATCTACTGCAACGCAGGCGGTGTGGTGGTGTCCTACTTCGAATGGTTGAAAAATCTGTCGCACGTTCGATTTGGAAAAATGGACAAGCGGTTTGATCAAATGGTGTTTGGAAACATCCTGACAACGATTGAACGCACCACCGGCAAATCATTGTCTGATGCCGAAAAAACCGCGATTGCCCACGGCGCCGATGAAATCGAACTCGTCAACTCTGGCCTGGAAGAAATCATGGCGATTGCCTATGACGAAATTCATACCATCTGGAAATCACGGGCTGGAGTCAGTACATTGCGATCCGCGGCATTTATCAGCGCCATTGATAAGATTGCCATTTCCTATGCCGAACTGGGGATTTTCCCCTAA
- a CDS encoding GatB/YqeY domain-containing protein has translation MSLRDQILADITVAMKARDQARLDTLRMVKTSIQRQEIEDQKPMDDPAMMSLLNKLVKQRREAADAFLKGNRQELADKELAEAAIIEAYLPQPVDEATLVQAVESVIAETGASSAKEIGLVMKQVMAKLAGQNVDGKAVNRMVRSKLGG, from the coding sequence ATGTCACTCAGAGATCAAATCCTTGCAGATATCACCGTGGCGATGAAGGCTCGCGATCAGGCACGGCTCGACACGTTACGGATGGTGAAAACATCAATTCAACGTCAGGAAATCGAAGATCAAAAACCGATGGATGATCCAGCCATGATGAGTTTGCTCAACAAGCTGGTCAAACAACGGCGCGAAGCGGCTGATGCCTTTCTCAAAGGAAATCGTCAGGAGTTAGCCGATAAAGAACTGGCTGAAGCTGCTATCATCGAAGCCTATTTGCCTCAACCAGTTGATGAAGCCACGCTGGTACAGGCGGTTGAAAGCGTGATTGCTGAAACTGGAGCTTCGTCAGCGAAAGAAATTGGACTGGTGATGAAACAAGTCATGGCAAAGCTGGCAGGTCAGAATGTGGATGGAAAAGCCGTCAATAGGATGGTTCGCAGCAAGCTTGGTGGGTAA
- a CDS encoding SpoIID/LytB domain-containing protein, producing the protein MLMRCFIQVMGLIFWLVLTGILFCQAQDSKPSAKVPETIRIGLFTLFQPRTLSIKPILSPAEILAGEVHRQLQPGKTYRVRLVKGQPALFEGQIKILEGKSLELVTAEPATAAQSAVELELTAQQSTRRVTGKILIQVRENALQVILTQSLEDAVAVVTASEMKGVGLSEALKCQAIVVRSFLMTHLGRHQRLGYDVCDSTHCQLYFGTRFDQSYPPRLIESARQATHATHATVLWEAEHPVTAYYTACCGGHTTVSSVVWPLNDEIESTNDVPKVICNWCRGAQFYRWQRRIAVHRLLGAMTSIWRAKPLDKVGLQISNRTPDGIVTHLTLADGQRTVEVANGEFRSLIGRKLGWNLILSNVYQLTRRGDFYEFTGHGFGHQVGLCVAGTVAQAKAGRSYQEILRFYFPQATLVTR; encoded by the coding sequence ATGCTGATGCGTTGTTTTATTCAGGTGATGGGTTTGATCTTCTGGTTGGTGCTGACTGGTATCCTGTTTTGTCAGGCACAGGATTCCAAACCATCTGCTAAAGTCCCGGAAACAATTCGAATTGGGCTCTTTACACTGTTTCAACCGCGAACACTCTCGATCAAACCAATTCTCTCTCCGGCTGAGATACTCGCTGGTGAAGTCCACCGCCAGCTTCAGCCTGGAAAGACCTATCGCGTTCGACTGGTAAAAGGACAACCGGCATTGTTTGAAGGGCAGATCAAAATTCTGGAAGGAAAAAGCCTTGAGCTTGTAACCGCTGAACCTGCCACCGCTGCCCAGTCGGCGGTTGAACTTGAACTGACGGCTCAGCAGAGCACTCGACGTGTCACCGGAAAAATTTTGATTCAAGTCAGGGAAAATGCTCTGCAGGTCATTTTGACCCAATCTCTTGAAGATGCGGTGGCTGTGGTGACTGCCTCAGAGATGAAAGGGGTCGGGTTGAGTGAAGCGCTCAAGTGTCAGGCCATTGTGGTGCGAAGTTTTTTGATGACACATCTTGGACGCCACCAAAGATTGGGGTACGATGTGTGCGATTCAACCCATTGCCAGTTGTACTTTGGTACGCGATTTGACCAATCTTATCCGCCGCGCCTGATCGAATCTGCCCGTCAAGCCACACACGCCACACACGCCACGGTGCTCTGGGAAGCCGAGCATCCAGTCACAGCCTATTACACTGCTTGCTGTGGTGGACATACCACCGTTTCATCAGTCGTCTGGCCATTGAATGATGAAATTGAGTCCACAAATGATGTGCCGAAAGTCATTTGCAATTGGTGTCGCGGGGCTCAGTTTTACCGATGGCAACGCCGCATTGCGGTGCATCGGCTGTTGGGCGCAATGACATCAATATGGAGAGCGAAGCCATTGGATAAAGTGGGGTTGCAGATTTCAAATCGCACTCCGGATGGGATTGTAACTCACCTCACCCTCGCTGACGGTCAGCGAACGGTTGAGGTTGCCAATGGTGAGTTTCGCAGTCTGATTGGTCGAAAACTCGGGTGGAACCTGATATTGAGCAATGTCTATCAACTGACTCGACGCGGCGATTTTTATGAATTTACAGGTCATGGATTTGGGCATCAGGTTGGGCTGTGTGTCGCCGGAACCGTGGCGCAAGCCAAAGCGGGCCGGTCGTATCAGGAAATCCTGCGGTTTTATTTTCCGCAAGCCACCTTGGTGACAAGGTGA